The following proteins come from a genomic window of Trifolium pratense cultivar HEN17-A07 linkage group LG4, ARS_RC_1.1, whole genome shotgun sequence:
- the LOC123919852 gene encoding uncharacterized protein LOC123919852, with the protein MKKTTKNSSKPKNDTKKKKRQRRNEEHSHSLHIKQKTIETHNKKKTTEIQIASSSNPTDTTEKYYKDDVTDNDSTATSPNLKRKYVTRKSKLLGTQKASSAAQKRAKIQAKLDDMLYISDQYLFSDIRNHHLSDADKDDTDFYLNYHPAGPVGYEGVSQEFQIPRWMPIAFRPSEEINLSDLCAYTATYIFKLDPEQLLGDEVLVQSTTNVIGDRKSLKSLMPKCHVDEKVINLVVARQNWLIDTIGKMKSIWYMPTEFAQHALEEHKGADYVRNLYQANYMTARPSVSKMFIPMNDNGNHWYLMIVDFIQRKLVCLDSLRCDAREHFRRRAILKMAIFLEEIIMHESFSEDLTPFWPDRMISNYALHEPKHIAQQIPESNDSGVWVSKWMTECPFRSDYGNIIANTASRMRIAINLVKAGNNVLHEEVLAKAAQHWKDEDEKVDYLKVNW; encoded by the exons ATGAAAAAAACAACCAAGAACAGCAGCAAACCTAAaaatgatacaaaaaaaaagaagagacaaAGAAGGAACGAAGAACACAGTCATTCACTgcatattaaacaaaaaaccATTGAGACTCACAACAAGAAAAAAACAACTGAGATTCAGATTGCTTCATCTAG TAATCCAACTGATACCACTGAAAAGTACTACAAGGATGATGTAACAGATAATGACTCTACAGCGACATCACCTAATTTGAAAAGGAAATATGTGACAAGGAAGTCTAAGTTATTAGGGACTCAGAAGGCATCCTCCGCAGCACAGAAAAGAGCCAAGATACAGGCAAAACTAGATGATATGCTTTATATCAGTGATCAATATTTATTCAGTGATATTAGGAATCATCATTTATCTGATGCAGACAAAGATGATACTGATTTTTATCTCAATTACCATCCAGCTGGCCCTGTTGGATATGAAGGTGTTTCTCAAGAATTTCAGATTCCTAGA TGGATGCCAATAGCATTCAGACCAAGTGAAGAAATAAATCTGAGTGACTTGTGTGCTTACACGGCTACCTACATATTTAAGCTTGATCCTGAACAATTGCTTGG TGATGAGGTGTTGGTACAATCAACTACAAATGTAATTGGAGATAGGAAAAGTCTGAAGTCGCTAATGCCAAAATGTCATGTTGATGAGAAG GTTATTAATCTTGTTGTTGCGAGACAAAATTGGTTGATAGATACAATTGGAAAAATGAAGTCCATTTGGTATATGCCAACTGAGTTTGCG CAACATGCCTTGGAGGAACATAAAGGGGCTGACTATGTCAGGAATTTATACCAAGCTAATTACATGACAGCAAGACCATCTGTTAGCAAA ATGTTTATTCCAATGAACGACAATGGTAACCATTGGTACCTAATGATTGTCGACTTTATCCAAAGAAAATTGGTTTGCTTAGACTCTCTGCGTTGTGATGCAAGAGAGCATTTTCGTCGCAGGGCAATTCTGAAAATG GCCATATTTCTGGAGGAAATCATAATGCATGAATCTTTTAGTGAAGATCTGACTCCATTTTGGCCTGATAGAATGATATCAAACTACGCCTTACATGAACCAAAGCATATTGCACAACAGATACCTGAATC CAATGACTCTGGAGTGTGGGTTTCTAAATGGATGACAGAGTGTCCGTTTAGGTCTGATTATGGCAACATCATT GCTAATACTGCATCAAGGATGAGAATTGCCATTAATTTGGTGAAAGCAGGTAATAATGTGTTGCATGAAGAAGTTTTGGCAAAGGCGGCTCAGCATTGGAAAGACGAGGATGAGAAAGTGGACTATCTTAAGGTAAATTGGTAA
- the LOC123919851 gene encoding uncharacterized protein LOC123919851 yields the protein MKPDTYELLDVLSRQTEDDIIWEPYIEIQVPEQYISQMFIFKSMTTAFTRSNAVNHTPNVAYRQIMDKEPRKLIVNQLNAYLPKITKKRGRSFSKDIKLWLKSWESRKLHIISIDNLPSPQPHNMGMESDLNQDRVLVPNRTHVTNLKNKLIVFDLNGVLVDCVTDDKKLNPDFVFNKTAVFARPSYLEFLEFCFDNFEVGIWSSKFKTNIDKILDFFMKDLKHKFLFRWDQSHCTTTTIPTPENPDKNIMFKELEKLWDKEDPNLCWEKGFFNESNTLLIDDSPYKGMLNPEYNVIYPDTFKYWIGKWDKSLAKGGELRDFLEGLAKADDIRDYVREKSIGRPAVTTINDDNYRYFEAKNSVS from the exons ATGAAGCCAGATACATACGAACTCTTAGATGTCTTGTCGCGCCAAACCGAAGATGAT ATAATTTGGGAGCCATATATAGAGATTCAGGTCCCTGAACAATACATCTCTCAAATGTTCATATTCAAATCTATGACCACGGCATTTACAAGATCTAATGCCGTTAACCATACACCGAATGTGGCTTATCGGCAAATTATGGATAAGGAACCCAGAAAGTTGATTGTTAATCAATTGAATGCTTACCTcccaaaaatcacaaaaaagcgTGGCCGAAGTTTTTCAAAAGATATTAAATTGTGGTTAAAAAGCTGGGAATCAAGAAAATTACATATAATATCTATTGATAACTTGCCTTCACCGCAACCACATAACATG GGTATGGAGAGTGATTTGAATCAAGACAGAGTTTTGGTACCAAATAGAACTCACGTTACAAATTTGAAGAACAAGCTAATTGTTTTTGATCTAAACGGAGTCTTGGTAGATTGTGTGACCGATGATAAGAAACTTAACCCAGATTTTGTGTTTAACAAAACAGCAG TTTTCGCGAGGCCTTCGTATCTTGAGTTCCTGGAGTTTTGCTTTGATAATTTTGAAGTTGGCATATGGTCTTCAAAGTTTAA gacAAATATTGACAAGATACTTGACTTTTTTATGAAAGATTTGAAACACAAGTTTCTTTTTCGTTGG GACCAGTCTCACTGCACCACAACAACTATCCCCACTCCTGAAAACCCTGACAAGAACATAATGTTTAAAGAGTTGGAGAAACTTTGGGATAAGGAGGATCCCAACCTTTGTTGGGAGAAAGGATTTTTTAACGAATCAAATACATTGTTAATAGACGATTCTCCCTATAAGGGAATGTTGAATCCT gaATATAATGTGATCTATCCCGACACATTCAAATATTGGATTGGAAAATGGGACAAAAGTTTAG CTAAAGGAGGGGAGTTAAGGGACTTTCTGGAAGGTTTAGCCAAGGCTGATGACATACGTGATTACGTCAGAGAGAAATCAATTGGCAGACCCGCCGTTACTACGATAAATGACGATAACTACCGATATTTCGAAGCAAAAAACAGTGTTTCTTAG
- the LOC123920803 gene encoding protein MAIN-LIKE 1-like: MALCEVYDPETCVFKIGENNVYFGLQDVLMLTGLPIDGKPLVLQNKAVDVEECLTLVGVTPGTGTKKHDFKLSDLVTIINGLDNNPDDASLDKACRATALLGIACMVDNNCRTAISTKYLNLIRNVDDIKTFAWGAASWVNLHSSLRTFKEDVTKVGISGCSFALMVGNNFRYLLLSAYLKLFLFVINGV, from the exons ATGGCACTATGTGAGGTGTATGATCCGGAAACATGTGTCTTCAAAATTGGCgaaaataatgtttattttggCCTACAAGACGTCCTAATGTTAACTGGTTTACCAATTGATGGTAAACCATTGGTTTTGCAGAACAAAGCGGTTGATGTTGAAGAATGTCTCACATTAGTTGGGGTGACACCTGGCACAGGTACTAAAAAACACGACTTTAAACTTTCTGATTTGGTCACCATCATCAACGGACTAGATAATAACCCAGACGATGCATCTCTCGACAAGGCTTGTCGAGCCACGGCCTTACTTGGCATAGCTTGTATGGTCGATAATAACTGTCGCACGGCCATAAGCACAAAGTATCTAAACCTTATCAGAAACGTGGATGATATCAAAACATTTGCATGGGGAGCTGCGAGTTGGGTCAATCTACACTCAAGTCTTAGAACATTTAAAGAAGATGTAACTAAAGTTGGAATTTCCGGTTGCAGTTTTGCCTTGATGGTCGGTAATAATTTCCG GTATTTGCTTTTGTCCGCATACCTCAAATTGTTCCTTTTTGTTATAAATGGAGTATAA
- the LOC123920801 gene encoding uncharacterized protein LOC123920801: MASSSNQPTNLNPLQFYPQPNVNIPTKIYSHTMTLETLENSTNNIEEKVATIELYIQGYYKLFVQPFYGFQPVATENNFIVSPKYRYGLKFPLFLITKNRNFLPFIVSQKLEKLPISTGLASYIKPLIVDNAIEMGQRNGDKEFKIVVDVKVVELDLADYGECDGYRRHGLN; encoded by the coding sequence ATGGCTTCTTCCTCAAACCAACCAACAAACCTTAATCCATTACAATTCTACCCTCAACCAAACGTCAACATCCCAACCAAAATCTATAGTCACACAATGACCCTTGAAACCCTAGAAAATTCCACAAACAACATTGAAGAAAAAGTAGCAACAATAGAACTTTATATTCAAGGATACTACAAACTTTTTGTTCAACCCTTTTATGGATTTCAACCAGTAGCAacagaaaataattttattgtgTCACCAAAGTATAGATACGGGTTAAAGTTTCCACTTTTCTTGATCACTAAAAATCGTAACTTTTTACCTTTCATTGTGTCacaaaaattggaaaaattaCCCATAAGCACCGGTTTGGCTTCATACATTAAACCATTAATTGTTGACAATGCTATTGAAATGGGACAAAGGAATGGAGACAAGGAGTTTAagattgttgttgatgttaagGTTGTTGAACTTGATTTGGCAGATTATGGTGAGTGTGATGGTTATCGTAGACACGGTCTTAATTAA